Proteins co-encoded in one Bremerella sp. TYQ1 genomic window:
- a CDS encoding c-type cytochrome domain-containing protein encodes MPASRTLLALLIAWPIVAAAEAPNEAASDDVSYYRDVRPIFQANCQGCHQPAKRGGDYLMTDHASLLSGGESGSQAIVPNDPEASYLMELITPADGQAEMPKGRKPLAEADRKIILNWILQGAKDDTPESAKSKYDAANPPKYVRPPVLTCIAFSPDGKLLAVSGYHEVVLQHADGSGIAGRLIGMSERIESVAFSPDGTKLAVAGGSPGRLGELQLWNVADQTLIFSNSVAYDNVYGVSWSPDGKHVAIGCGDNSVRGFDATNGKQIFFNGAHEDWALDTVFSNDGSHLVSVSRDMAVKLYEVETQRFVDNVTSITPGALKGGINAITRVPGEDQVLIGGADGVPKIYRLFREKARKIGDDFNKIKDFPAMPGRIYDVAFTSDGAKAIACSSLDGAGHIHVFNVTDGKLLRSLYGPLHAIYSISISPDNQQIASVGFDGEVILHELETGKQLRQFPAVPISPQPISSN; translated from the coding sequence ATGCCTGCTTCCCGAACTTTGCTAGCCCTGCTAATCGCCTGGCCCATTGTCGCCGCTGCAGAAGCTCCGAACGAAGCGGCCTCCGATGACGTGAGTTACTACCGCGACGTACGGCCGATTTTCCAAGCCAACTGCCAAGGCTGTCACCAACCTGCGAAACGGGGTGGCGACTACCTGATGACCGATCACGCCTCTCTACTAAGCGGCGGCGAGTCAGGCTCGCAGGCGATCGTACCGAACGATCCGGAGGCCAGCTATCTGATGGAGCTCATTACACCTGCCGACGGCCAGGCTGAAATGCCGAAAGGAAGGAAGCCGCTTGCGGAAGCAGACCGCAAGATCATCCTCAACTGGATTCTTCAAGGCGCGAAGGATGATACGCCTGAGTCAGCGAAGTCGAAATACGATGCCGCAAACCCACCCAAATACGTTCGTCCGCCGGTGCTGACGTGTATTGCGTTTTCGCCAGATGGCAAACTGCTCGCCGTTTCCGGCTATCACGAAGTCGTCTTACAACATGCCGATGGCAGTGGCATCGCCGGTCGCTTGATCGGCATGTCCGAGCGAATTGAATCGGTCGCGTTTTCACCTGATGGAACGAAACTGGCCGTTGCCGGAGGTTCGCCTGGACGTCTCGGCGAACTGCAACTTTGGAACGTCGCGGATCAGACGCTGATTTTTTCCAACTCGGTTGCTTACGACAACGTTTACGGTGTCAGCTGGTCACCGGACGGCAAGCATGTTGCGATCGGCTGCGGCGACAATTCGGTCCGAGGCTTCGACGCCACTAACGGGAAACAAATCTTCTTCAACGGAGCCCACGAAGACTGGGCCCTCGATACCGTTTTCTCGAACGATGGTAGCCACCTCGTTTCGGTCAGTCGCGACATGGCGGTGAAGCTTTACGAAGTCGAAACGCAGCGATTCGTCGACAATGTAACGAGCATCACTCCAGGGGCGTTGAAGGGTGGCATCAACGCGATCACTCGAGTCCCAGGCGAAGATCAAGTACTCATTGGCGGCGCCGATGGCGTGCCCAAAATCTATCGTCTGTTTCGGGAAAAGGCCCGTAAGATCGGGGACGACTTCAACAAGATCAAAGACTTCCCCGCGATGCCCGGCCGTATCTACGATGTTGCGTTCACTTCCGACGGCGCGAAGGCGATTGCCTGCAGCAGTCTCGACGGAGCAGGGCACATCCATGTTTTTAACGTCACCGATGGCAAGCTGTTGCGTTCATTGTATGGGCCGCTGCATGCCATTTATTCCATCAGTATCTCGCCCGACAACCAACAGATTGCATCAGTTGGTTTCGACGGCGAAGTGATTCTGCATGAACTGGAAACCGGAAAGCAGCTGCGGCAATTCCCGGCCGTTCCAATTTCGCCGCAACCGATCTCCTCGAACTAG
- the dnaE gene encoding DNA polymerase III subunit alpha — MSQSFVHLHCHSHYSLLDGAGPIPKLVTRAKEHGMNALALTDHGNLHGALQFYNTCKSNEINPIIGYEAYIAPGSRLEKSGGMRGSNYHLTLLAQNKTGFKNLVKLASAAYLEGFYFKPRIDKELLEKHSEGIICLSGCVSSEFSKIVMNGTNTAEVVKEAEETAGWFHKLFGDRYFVEIMNNGLDIQRMQLEGAVDVAKKMGLPLVATSDTHYVDQSDAEAQDILLCVNTGKFRTDASRMKMENDQFYLRSPDDMYASFPGLEDACSRSQEIADTVDIDLELGKRHFPSFKIPNGKTADEYLRELCIQGLKERYEGNDEMLLPNGELSEVVMARLDRELGVISKLGFPNYFLIVWDFVVEARKQNIPATARGSGVGAIVCFALYMSHVCPIKYDLLFERFLDENRLEAPDIDIDFDKERRGMVIKYVKDKYGEANVAQIGTFGTLAARAAIKDVGRAMGLPLDMVNEVTGMVPDQLGIKLKAALEQSAEMQAAYNANPDIKELLDLAMKIEGLARNVGTHAAAVVIADEPLTEYVPLCRVSGKEDIITQWSMNDVEAAGLLKMDFLGLRNLTILRNAVDLIKKVRGEDLDILRLPLDDRESFELLRRGETKGVFQLESGGIRDLLKRMKPDTFLDIIATNALYRPGPLEGGMVDDYIEVKHGRKEAVYKHQVLKDVLEETNGVMVYQEQVMRILNRLGGIPLAKAYTCIKAISKKKEAIIQANREQFLEGAQEKGLTKQEATDFWDMIVKFAGYGFNKSHSTAYALVAYQTAYLKAHYPIEFMAALLSGDISGRNFKTKDSLVEHMEDAERMNIEITPPDVNISDEEFTVKDGKIVFALSAIKGCGGGAAEAIVAAREKDGPFTDIYDFCERVDPSQCSKGAIETLIKAGAFDKLGGHRSQYVAALDKAIQSGASAIADKKAGQKNLFAAVEDAAEAAKAVALPDVEPWPDKELLGYEKECLGFYWSSHPLAEYSRKFEMCCSHSTANLAGVKDKTEVTMGGMVGSIKLAHTRKARAGSTHTKYANFDLEDVDGGIRCILWPEDYAKVGETLRPDGVYIISGRLDRRGGDDEDANLIVNELIPIEEVETRYARGVMVRVDEQTHGEEKLGTLVEIVRGYPGNCELKLLLVLKDGRQVALKSQKGVDLSPEMRTRVDELLGEGNFELLLRRPANGGVRNSA, encoded by the coding sequence ATGAGCCAGTCGTTCGTCCATTTGCATTGCCATTCGCACTACAGCCTTTTGGACGGAGCGGGCCCAATCCCCAAGCTCGTCACGCGAGCCAAAGAGCACGGAATGAACGCCCTTGCTCTGACCGACCATGGTAACTTGCATGGTGCACTGCAGTTTTATAACACCTGCAAATCGAACGAAATCAACCCAATTATTGGGTACGAAGCGTACATCGCGCCCGGCAGCCGCTTGGAAAAATCAGGCGGGATGCGTGGATCGAACTATCACCTGACGCTGCTGGCCCAAAACAAAACGGGTTTCAAAAACCTGGTGAAGCTGGCCTCGGCTGCTTACCTGGAAGGTTTCTACTTCAAGCCCCGTATCGACAAGGAATTGCTGGAAAAGCACAGCGAAGGCATCATCTGTCTGAGCGGTTGTGTCAGCAGCGAATTCTCGAAGATCGTTATGAACGGCACTAACACTGCCGAGGTGGTCAAGGAAGCGGAAGAAACCGCTGGTTGGTTCCACAAGCTGTTCGGCGATCGCTACTTCGTCGAGATCATGAACAACGGCCTCGACATCCAGCGCATGCAACTGGAAGGGGCCGTCGATGTTGCCAAAAAGATGGGCCTGCCGCTGGTCGCCACAAGCGATACGCACTATGTCGATCAAAGCGACGCAGAAGCCCAGGACATTTTGCTGTGCGTGAACACGGGGAAATTCCGTACCGATGCTTCGCGTATGAAGATGGAGAACGATCAGTTCTATCTTCGTAGCCCTGACGACATGTATGCCAGCTTCCCGGGACTGGAAGACGCGTGCTCTCGGAGTCAGGAAATTGCCGACACTGTCGACATCGACTTAGAACTCGGCAAACGCCACTTCCCTTCCTTCAAAATTCCCAACGGAAAGACGGCCGACGAATACCTCCGCGAACTTTGCATTCAAGGTTTAAAGGAGCGTTACGAAGGCAACGACGAAATGTTGTTGCCCAACGGTGAACTGAGCGAAGTTGTCATGGCTCGCTTGGACCGCGAACTAGGCGTGATCAGCAAGCTCGGCTTTCCGAACTACTTCCTGATCGTGTGGGACTTTGTCGTCGAGGCCCGCAAGCAAAACATTCCCGCAACGGCTCGTGGTAGTGGTGTCGGGGCCATCGTCTGCTTTGCGCTCTACATGAGCCACGTTTGTCCAATCAAGTACGACTTGCTGTTCGAGCGATTCCTGGATGAAAACCGCTTGGAAGCCCCTGATATCGATATCGACTTCGATAAAGAACGTCGGGGAATGGTCATCAAATATGTGAAGGATAAATACGGCGAAGCGAACGTGGCCCAGATCGGTACGTTCGGTACGCTCGCCGCGCGGGCCGCGATCAAAGACGTCGGCCGTGCGATGGGGCTTCCGTTGGACATGGTCAACGAAGTGACCGGGATGGTGCCCGATCAGTTGGGCATCAAGCTGAAAGCGGCCCTCGAGCAAAGTGCCGAAATGCAGGCCGCCTACAACGCGAACCCCGACATTAAGGAACTGCTCGATCTGGCGATGAAGATCGAAGGGCTCGCGCGAAATGTTGGTACGCACGCCGCAGCGGTGGTGATCGCCGACGAGCCACTGACCGAGTACGTTCCGCTTTGCCGTGTTTCTGGCAAAGAAGACATCATCACCCAGTGGTCGATGAACGACGTCGAAGCGGCCGGCCTGTTGAAGATGGACTTCCTCGGGCTCCGCAACTTGACGATCCTGCGTAACGCGGTCGATCTGATCAAAAAGGTTCGCGGCGAAGACCTCGACATCTTGCGACTTCCGCTGGACGACCGAGAAAGCTTCGAGCTGCTTCGTCGCGGCGAAACGAAGGGTGTGTTTCAGCTGGAATCTGGCGGGATTCGTGATCTGCTGAAGCGTATGAAGCCGGACACCTTTCTCGACATTATCGCGACGAACGCGTTGTACCGACCTGGTCCGCTGGAAGGCGGGATGGTCGACGACTACATCGAAGTGAAGCATGGCCGCAAAGAAGCGGTCTACAAACATCAGGTGCTTAAAGACGTTCTGGAAGAGACCAACGGCGTGATGGTCTACCAGGAACAGGTGATGCGGATCTTGAACCGTCTCGGCGGGATCCCGCTTGCCAAAGCGTATACCTGTATTAAGGCGATCAGTAAGAAAAAAGAAGCGATCATTCAGGCCAACCGCGAGCAGTTCCTTGAAGGGGCTCAAGAGAAGGGCCTGACGAAGCAGGAAGCAACGGACTTCTGGGACATGATCGTGAAGTTCGCCGGGTATGGTTTTAATAAAAGCCATTCGACCGCTTACGCTCTGGTGGCCTATCAAACGGCTTACCTGAAGGCGCATTACCCGATCGAGTTCATGGCCGCCCTTCTTTCTGGCGACATCAGCGGACGTAACTTCAAAACGAAGGACTCGCTGGTCGAACACATGGAAGACGCCGAGCGGATGAACATCGAAATTACTCCGCCGGACGTGAACATCTCGGACGAAGAGTTCACCGTGAAGGACGGCAAAATCGTCTTCGCCCTCAGTGCGATCAAAGGCTGCGGCGGCGGTGCGGCCGAAGCGATTGTGGCGGCTCGCGAAAAAGATGGACCATTCACCGACATCTACGATTTCTGCGAACGCGTCGATCCTTCGCAGTGCAGCAAAGGGGCGATTGAAACGCTGATCAAAGCGGGTGCGTTCGACAAACTAGGTGGGCATCGATCCCAATACGTTGCCGCACTTGATAAAGCCATTCAGTCTGGTGCCTCGGCAATCGCCGATAAAAAGGCAGGCCAAAAGAACCTCTTCGCCGCGGTCGAAGATGCTGCCGAAGCCGCCAAAGCAGTTGCCCTGCCAGACGTCGAACCATGGCCCGACAAAGAGCTGCTTGGCTACGAGAAAGAGTGCTTGGGCTTCTATTGGTCGAGCCATCCGCTGGCAGAATACAGCCGCAAATTCGAGATGTGCTGCTCGCACAGTACTGCCAACTTAGCCGGCGTGAAAGACAAAACCGAAGTCACCATGGGCGGCATGGTCGGATCGATCAAGCTGGCTCATACCAGAAAGGCTCGTGCCGGCAGCACGCACACGAAGTACGCCAACTTCGACTTGGAAGATGTCGACGGCGGTATCCGCTGCATCTTATGGCCGGAAGATTACGCCAAAGTGGGCGAGACCCTCCGTCCCGATGGTGTGTACATTATCTCAGGTCGACTCGATCGTCGTGGCGGCGATGACGAAGACGCCAACTTGATCGTGAACGAACTGATTCCGATCGAGGAAGTCGAGACCCGTTACGCTCGCGGCGTGATGGTTCGTGTCGATGAGCAAACCCATGGCGAAGAGAAACTCGGCACGCTGGTCGAGATCGTCCGAGGCTACCCCGGCAACTGCGAACTGAAGCTGCTGCTCGTGCTGAAAGATGGCCGTCAGGTTGCTTTGAAAAGCCAGAAGGGGGTCGACCTTTCGCCGGAAATGCGGACTCGCGTGGATGAACTTCTTGGAGAAGGCAACTTCGAGCTGCTCCTGCGACGCCCTGCTAACGGTGGGGTTCGCAACTCTGCTTAG
- a CDS encoding DUF1549 and DUF1553 domain-containing protein: MIAPHTLALIALLSFPLLAVADSSANQIPDGKQLRSIEVFPKEISLQGPFAYAQILITAKLESGEQIDLTRSAKRIDNWNAISTTPLGLITPNEDGSGELIFEVAGQEVKVPVEILGSHADYQADFVRDVTPAMSKMGCNQGTCHGAKDGKNGFKLSLRGYDPVYDHRALVDDVAGRRFNRAVPGQSLMLLKAAGIVPHVGGQLTKPGERHYQILENWIAGGVQLNLDAPKVAKIEIFPQNPTVPLPGMTQQFAIHATLTDGKVLDVTADAFIESGDIEIATADANGVLKLLRRGEAPVLARYDGAYAATTVTVMGDRTGFEWVQQPQLNYIDQLVDAKLQRVKVESSGLCTDDQFVRRIYLDLTGLPPTTDQVRSFLEDPRASQEKRDALINQLIGSGPYVEFWTNKWCDLLQVNQKFLGDPGVHALRNWIKDSVAGNKPYDQMVYEILTASGSTIDHPASSYYKILRTPEDTMENTTQLFLAVRFNCNKCHDHPFERWTQNQYYNLSAYFAQVGRKEDKRFAGQKIGGSAVEGATPLVEVIYDTGSGEVKHQLTGNVTPPEFPYQSDLIEDEGTRREKLAQWLTDPANQYFASSYVNRMWGYLMGRGIIEPIDDIRAGNPPTNPELLEALTQSFIDSGFDTRHIMREICQSRTYQQSIATSKWNEDDSINFSHATPRRLPAEVLFDAIHQVTGSNYNLPQLPAGFRAAQLPGTDVTIPFLDDFGKPARESSCECERATGVMLGPVMKLVNGPVISNAIADKNNALVSLADEIKDDRALVDELFLRFLGRHPSEEEVQLGIELMNEPTPDLEVAQQAVDSHRQALMAAMPEWESSLGRIASWTPLPMTEGTSKAGVKIVSKEDQSVLVTGPLTKDEYEVVYEIPAGPITGLRLEAIPDDALPSKGPGRAQNGNFVLSELKAQLRLADGSEGPEISFGRSEATFSQDNWDVRGAVDGNVSSGWAVSPRFGEKHTALFETDSDITIPSDAKLVIRMDQQYQDGKHLLGRFRFSITASQRPIRLENNLPADIRDIIAKPAEQRTAEETQKLTSMYLSSDSQLQELEAKLTQAQALDKNRRLTGLQDLAWALINSPAFLFNR, from the coding sequence ATGATTGCTCCACATACCCTCGCACTGATCGCTCTGCTCAGCTTCCCCTTGCTTGCCGTCGCGGATAGCTCAGCAAACCAAATCCCTGATGGGAAGCAACTTCGCAGCATCGAAGTTTTCCCGAAAGAGATTTCACTTCAAGGGCCGTTCGCCTACGCACAGATCTTGATCACAGCGAAACTTGAAAGCGGCGAACAGATTGACCTGACTCGTTCCGCAAAGCGTATCGACAACTGGAATGCCATCAGCACCACCCCACTTGGCCTGATCACGCCCAACGAGGATGGCTCCGGCGAACTTATCTTTGAAGTTGCGGGGCAAGAGGTGAAAGTTCCTGTCGAAATCCTAGGATCGCATGCCGATTACCAAGCCGATTTCGTTCGCGATGTGACCCCAGCGATGAGCAAGATGGGGTGTAATCAAGGAACATGTCACGGCGCGAAAGATGGCAAGAACGGCTTCAAGCTTTCCTTGCGAGGCTACGATCCGGTGTACGATCACCGGGCATTGGTCGACGATGTCGCCGGCCGCCGTTTTAATCGTGCGGTGCCTGGGCAAAGCTTGATGCTGCTGAAAGCGGCCGGCATTGTGCCGCACGTCGGCGGCCAACTGACCAAGCCTGGCGAGCGACATTACCAGATTCTCGAAAACTGGATTGCCGGCGGAGTGCAGCTAAATCTCGACGCGCCCAAGGTCGCAAAGATCGAGATTTTCCCGCAAAACCCAACCGTTCCGCTGCCAGGCATGACGCAGCAGTTTGCCATTCATGCGACGCTGACCGACGGCAAAGTGCTCGATGTCACTGCGGACGCATTCATTGAAAGTGGCGATATTGAAATCGCTACGGCCGATGCCAACGGCGTGCTGAAATTGCTTCGCCGTGGCGAAGCGCCGGTGCTTGCACGGTACGACGGTGCCTACGCCGCAACGACAGTCACCGTGATGGGGGACCGAACCGGATTCGAGTGGGTCCAACAGCCGCAGCTCAACTACATCGACCAACTGGTCGATGCAAAGCTGCAGCGAGTGAAAGTCGAATCTTCTGGTCTCTGCACCGACGATCAGTTCGTCCGCCGCATCTACCTTGACCTGACCGGGCTACCGCCAACCACCGATCAGGTTCGCTCCTTCCTGGAAGACCCACGAGCGTCGCAAGAGAAACGAGACGCTCTGATCAATCAACTAATCGGCAGCGGCCCCTACGTCGAATTCTGGACGAATAAATGGTGTGACCTGCTACAAGTCAATCAAAAGTTCCTTGGTGACCCTGGCGTGCATGCGCTGCGAAATTGGATCAAAGACTCGGTGGCAGGCAACAAGCCGTACGATCAGATGGTGTACGAAATCTTGACCGCCTCTGGCTCGACCATCGATCACCCGGCCAGCAGCTATTACAAAATCCTGCGAACGCCGGAAGACACAATGGAGAACACCACGCAGCTGTTCCTGGCTGTGCGATTCAACTGCAACAAATGTCACGATCACCCCTTCGAGCGTTGGACGCAAAACCAGTACTACAATCTGTCGGCTTACTTCGCTCAAGTGGGCCGCAAGGAAGACAAACGGTTCGCTGGGCAAAAGATCGGTGGCTCAGCCGTGGAAGGGGCGACACCCCTGGTCGAAGTGATCTATGACACCGGCAGCGGAGAGGTAAAGCATCAGCTGACAGGCAACGTCACCCCTCCCGAGTTTCCCTATCAATCAGATCTGATCGAGGACGAAGGTACGCGACGCGAGAAGTTGGCCCAGTGGCTTACCGATCCGGCCAATCAGTATTTCGCGTCCAGTTACGTCAATCGCATGTGGGGATACCTCATGGGACGTGGGATCATCGAACCGATCGATGACATCCGTGCCGGCAATCCCCCCACCAATCCTGAACTGCTAGAGGCTTTGACGCAAAGCTTCATCGACAGCGGATTCGACACGCGGCACATCATGCGCGAGATCTGCCAGTCTAGGACCTATCAGCAGTCGATTGCGACCAGCAAATGGAATGAAGACGACAGCATCAACTTTTCGCATGCGACACCACGCCGATTACCAGCGGAAGTCTTGTTCGATGCCATCCACCAAGTGACCGGAAGCAACTACAACTTGCCTCAACTGCCTGCGGGATTTCGTGCGGCTCAACTTCCTGGAACCGATGTTACCATTCCATTTCTGGACGACTTCGGTAAGCCAGCCCGAGAAAGTTCGTGCGAATGCGAACGGGCGACAGGGGTGATGCTCGGTCCGGTCATGAAGCTGGTCAATGGCCCGGTAATCAGCAACGCCATCGCCGACAAGAATAACGCCCTGGTTTCGCTTGCCGATGAAATCAAAGACGACCGAGCGTTAGTCGACGAACTGTTCCTTCGATTCCTGGGACGACATCCTAGCGAAGAGGAGGTTCAACTTGGCATTGAATTGATGAACGAACCGACGCCTGATTTAGAAGTCGCTCAACAAGCCGTCGATTCTCACCGGCAAGCATTGATGGCCGCGATGCCAGAGTGGGAATCGTCGCTCGGACGAATCGCCAGCTGGACGCCTCTTCCCATGACCGAGGGAACCTCGAAAGCAGGCGTGAAAATCGTCTCGAAAGAGGATCAATCGGTACTCGTGACAGGACCGCTCACCAAGGACGAATACGAAGTGGTCTATGAAATCCCTGCTGGGCCGATCACGGGACTTCGGCTCGAGGCCATCCCGGATGATGCGTTGCCATCGAAAGGACCCGGCCGAGCTCAGAACGGGAACTTCGTACTCAGCGAACTGAAAGCCCAACTCCGCTTGGCCGACGGCAGCGAAGGACCGGAGATTTCGTTCGGTCGTTCTGAAGCGACATTCTCGCAAGACAACTGGGACGTTCGCGGCGCCGTCGATGGAAACGTCAGCAGCGGGTGGGCCGTCAGTCCTCGCTTCGGAGAAAAACATACCGCGTTGTTTGAAACCGATAGCGACATCACAATTCCCAGCGACGCCAAGCTGGTGATTCGCATGGATCAGCAGTATCAGGACGGAAAGCATCTTTTGGGTCGATTCCGTTTCTCGATCACCGCCAGCCAACGGCCGATCCGGCTAGAAAACAATCTGCCGGCCGACATCCGAGACATCATCGCCAAGCCTGCGGAACAACGAACTGCTGAGGAGACGCAAAAGCTTACCTCGATGTATCTCTCCAGCGATTCGCAGCTGCAGGAACTGGAAGCGAAGTTGACGCAGGCACAAGCACTCGACAAAAACCGTCGCCTCACAGGCCTACAGGACTTAGCATGGGCTTTGATCAACAGCCCAGCGTTTCTCTTCAATCGGTAA
- a CDS encoding ABC transporter ATP-binding protein has translation MLTTYDLTKRYGNFLALDHANIEVAEGECCGVLGPNGAGKSTLFRLLMGFLQPTSGHGEIGGLDCQKDKKGVHSLVSYLPGDVRLFGEMKGKQVLEFFADIHPRGSRERSYATAKRLELDTSRRVGYMSTGMRQKLGLSIALATDAPVLIMDEPTTSLDPNVRGEVIRMIGDVHKSGRTVIICSHVLSEIEDICNRAIIMRQGNVVHDQSLEELARRHSVTFQLVQPLPRVPEEIRAQVVSARQVGHTVRLETDGELREVMAWITQLPSSDLKVSRLGLREVYDRFHSPASEQAA, from the coding sequence ATGCTGACAACTTACGATCTGACAAAACGATACGGCAATTTTCTGGCTCTCGATCACGCCAACATCGAGGTCGCCGAGGGGGAATGCTGCGGCGTGCTCGGCCCCAACGGGGCAGGGAAGTCGACTCTGTTTCGACTGCTGATGGGTTTTCTTCAGCCAACCAGCGGCCATGGAGAAATCGGCGGCCTGGATTGCCAGAAAGACAAAAAAGGGGTTCATAGCCTCGTTTCCTATCTCCCTGGCGACGTCCGCTTGTTCGGCGAAATGAAAGGGAAACAAGTCCTAGAATTCTTCGCTGATATCCACCCGCGGGGAAGTCGTGAGCGCTCGTACGCGACGGCAAAACGACTGGAGCTCGATACCTCGCGTCGCGTCGGTTACATGAGCACCGGGATGCGGCAGAAATTGGGCCTCTCCATCGCCCTAGCAACCGATGCCCCGGTGCTGATTATGGACGAGCCCACAACGAGCCTCGATCCAAATGTCCGCGGCGAGGTGATTCGCATGATCGGCGACGTCCACAAGTCGGGCCGAACGGTAATCATTTGTTCGCATGTCCTCTCTGAAATCGAAGACATCTGCAATCGGGCAATCATCATGCGGCAAGGCAATGTCGTGCATGATCAATCGCTTGAGGAACTCGCGCGACGTCACTCAGTGACATTCCAGCTTGTCCAACCGCTGCCGCGAGTGCCGGAGGAGATTCGGGCGCAGGTTGTCTCGGCTCGGCAAGTAGGCCATACCGTTCGATTGGAAACTGATGGCGAACTTCGCGAGGTGATGGCCTGGATCACGCAGTTGCCTTCGAGCGATTTGAAGGTTTCTCGCTTGGGTCTGCGGGAAGTGTACGACCGATTTCATTCTCCAGCGAGCGAGCAGGCAGCATGA
- a CDS encoding ABC transporter permease subunit — MNLAMLRQVWRESRLLMLGCSVALFAFCWVRVWIVGRIDMSRFQGILEILRPEFENFSAVDFEQALTYPGRVAFTFTEPMVILLIVVWGIARGSDTVSGPLGKGTMEMMLAQPVSRFQYLMSKNLITLIGAVVIAMSAYAGLACGIETTSVKRENQPIKMQIPLIKIEVEVPFTKDANAPTRMPLSDFVDTEDMFPSAMNLLGLGIFFGGFTTLMSSWDQYRWRTIAIAAAFLIIQLMLRVLSLSLEELTWLKFTTIFSLYEPEVLVSYAVNTRDGAWSFFFQKSQEEWKLGGLAYLTFLAGGGLAGFAGATWIFCRRDLPAPV; from the coding sequence ATGAACCTGGCCATGTTACGGCAAGTTTGGCGTGAGTCTCGCCTGTTGATGCTCGGCTGTTCGGTGGCGCTGTTTGCGTTCTGCTGGGTTCGCGTCTGGATTGTTGGGCGGATCGACATGAGCCGCTTTCAAGGCATTCTGGAAATCTTGCGGCCCGAATTCGAGAACTTTTCAGCCGTCGATTTCGAGCAGGCCCTCACCTACCCAGGCCGCGTCGCGTTTACGTTTACCGAGCCAATGGTCATTCTGCTGATTGTCGTATGGGGAATTGCTCGGGGCAGCGATACCGTCAGCGGACCACTTGGAAAGGGAACAATGGAAATGATGCTGGCTCAGCCGGTCAGTCGTTTTCAGTACCTGATGAGCAAGAATCTGATCACGCTGATTGGGGCGGTTGTCATTGCCATGAGCGCCTACGCTGGCCTGGCTTGCGGAATTGAAACGACGTCGGTGAAGCGAGAGAACCAGCCGATCAAAATGCAGATCCCGCTGATCAAGATCGAAGTGGAAGTACCGTTTACGAAAGATGCCAACGCACCGACGCGAATGCCTCTTTCCGATTTTGTCGACACGGAGGACATGTTTCCCTCGGCGATGAACTTGTTGGGGCTGGGGATCTTCTTTGGTGGGTTCACCACGCTGATGTCGTCGTGGGACCAATACCGCTGGCGGACGATCGCAATTGCCGCGGCGTTTTTGATCATCCAGCTGATGCTGAGGGTTCTCTCGCTTTCACTGGAAGAACTTACCTGGCTCAAGTTCACCACCATCTTCTCCCTCTACGAACCTGAAGTGCTTGTCAGCTACGCAGTCAATACGCGCGACGGAGCGTGGAGTTTCTTCTTTCAGAAATCGCAGGAAGAATGGAAGCTCGGCGGATTGGCCTATCTGACATTTCTCGCCGGAGGAGGGCTCGCTGGCTTTGCCGGAGCGACGTGGATCTTCTGTCGGCGTGATTTACCCGCCCCGGTTTAA
- a CDS encoding FHA domain-containing protein has product MAYITLRIIDGADRGAVYEGLETPVSIGREEGNTLQLKDDRVSRFHLKIQEDHNKIVLTDLESTNGTRVNGEDIHLRILRHGDMIQVGRSVIIYGSEKQIAVRLAALRKQQEEKDGNLPEDDRTVGPDDNESESSLEFELNWNAQQDDLQAAIYSLQPPELPERLSPAQAAQLAELMDYVHIRIRHLLISVEMNERTESVSLEMREWQNLLDLQSRLAMLLRSIGEPE; this is encoded by the coding sequence ATGGCCTACATCACGTTGCGGATCATCGACGGCGCCGACCGGGGAGCGGTTTATGAAGGCCTTGAGACCCCAGTTTCCATTGGTCGCGAAGAGGGAAACACGCTTCAACTCAAGGACGACCGAGTCAGCCGCTTTCATCTGAAAATTCAGGAAGATCACAACAAAATCGTCCTGACCGACCTGGAAAGCACCAACGGTACCAGGGTCAACGGCGAAGATATTCACCTTCGTATTCTCCGCCACGGCGACATGATCCAAGTCGGTCGATCGGTAATTATTTATGGTTCGGAAAAACAGATCGCCGTTCGCCTGGCCGCTTTGCGAAAGCAGCAGGAAGAAAAAGATGGCAATCTCCCCGAAGATGATCGAACCGTCGGCCCTGACGATAACGAGTCGGAATCTTCCCTTGAATTCGAGTTGAACTGGAACGCCCAGCAAGACGACCTGCAAGCGGCCATCTACTCGCTGCAGCCGCCAGAGCTCCCCGAACGCTTGAGCCCAGCCCAAGCGGCACAGCTTGCCGAACTGATGGACTACGTTCACATCCGCATTCGCCATCTACTGATCAGTGTCGAGATGAACGAACGCACCGAAAGCGTGTCACTCGAAATGCGCGAATGGCAAAACCTGCTTGACCTGCAATCTCGCTTGGCCATGCTACTGCGAAGTATCGGCGAGCCGGAGTAA